From Nymphaea colorata isolate Beijing-Zhang1983 chromosome 6, ASM883128v2, whole genome shotgun sequence, a single genomic window includes:
- the LOC116256904 gene encoding ribosomal RNA small subunit methyltransferase, mitochondrial gives MLLRRLASCPGAGTMVQRFFLRPMSKSVRPSPVTGRFRRDAREDEKRGGEGRVYLHKSRGQHLLTNPRVLDAIVTKSGVGPSDTVLEIGPGTGNLTLKLLEKARHVVAVEIDKRLVEILHSRVVESGLEDRITVICGDALKTQFPHFDLCVANIPYGISSPLILKMLFGTHNFRSATLLLQKEFAKRLLANPGDSEFNRLAVNVKLVSDVQFLMDVSKKDFVPCPKVDSSLVRIQPKQEIPLVDLEEWGAFIRTCFSKKNKTLGAIFKQKKKVIELMIRSKRVAITGRHKGLCVEDRGVADDDNIDPDMSDDEELAEEDGSDTTCNKESALFKDKIVSLLNDRGYTDKRPSKLSNEQLLSLLSAFNEVGVYFCG, from the exons ATGCTTCTACGGCGGCTGGCGTCATGTCCTGGCGCCGGAACAATGGTCCAACGGTTTTTCCTGCGACCCATGTCGAAGAGCGTTCGGCCTTCTCCGGTTACGGGAAGATTTCGTAGGGATGCAAGAGAAGACGAAAAAAGAGGAGGGGAAGGGCGCGTCTATTTGCACAAGAGCAGGGGACAGCACCTGCTTACAAACCCACGTGTCCTCGACGCCATTGTAACGAAATCCGGCGTCGGTCCCTCGGACACCGTCCTGGAGATTGGCCCCGGTACCGGGAACCTGACGCTCAAGCTCCTCGAGAAGGCCAGGCACGTCGTTGCCGTCGAGATCGACAAGAGGTTGGTTGAGATCCTCCACAGTCGAGTTGTGGAATCCGGCCTAGAGGACCGGATTACG GTAATATGTGGGGATGCGTTGAAGACTCAGTTTCCACATTTTGATCTCTGTGTTGCCAACATTCCCTATGGTATTTCTTCacctttaattttgaaaatgctctTTGGCACGCACAACTTCCGGAGTGCCACTCTTCTTCTGCAGAAGGAATTCGCAAAGCGCCTGCTTGCAAATCCAGGTGACTCAGAGTTTAATCGCTTGGCAGTGAATGTCAAGCTGGTGTCTGATGTTCAATTCTTGATGGATGTTAGCAAGAAGGACTTTGTTCCTTGCCCAAAAGTTGACTCTTCACTTGTGAGAATCCAACCAAAACAAGAGATTCCGCTGGTGGACTTGGAAGAGTGGGGGGCATTCATTCGTACATGTTTCAGCAAGAAGAATAAGACCCTTGGAGCGATAttcaaacagaagaagaaggtgattgAACTGATGATCCGATCGAAAAGGGTGGCCATTACAGGGAGACACAAGGGACTGTGTGTAGAGGATAGAGGGGTTGCTGACGATGATAACATTGATCCTGACATGAGTGACGATGAAGAATTGGCGGAAGAAGATGGTTCTGATACTACCTGCAATAAAGAATCAGCATTGTTCAAAGACAAGATTGTGAGTTTATTGAATGACAGAGGATACACGGACAAAAGACCTTCAAAGCTATCCAATGAGCAGCTGCTGTCTTTGCTTTCCGCGTTCAATGAAGTTGGAGTTTATTTCTGTGGTTAG
- the LOC116256571 gene encoding zinc finger BED domain-containing protein RICESLEEPER 2-like, protein MSSSIGNEEYCPTTLTDIEENESFSSTEKEVESKRKRTSVVWNDFKLVQYKGNKFAKCNHCGERLGGHSSNGTSHLKRHRDTCAKRQIAHGKQRTLSIGVSDSGAASLGLHKFDMETIRKCMAKCTIMHGLPFSFAEYEYHNDLLKACNSRFVPFSRKTLTKEVQSMFKTEKMRYQGVLNNHVQRVSLTFDMWSSQQTLGYLCLTAQYIDTDWQLHSHMLNFMHVPPPHNAICISDILSECITKWEIQLKLFSITADNCSTNDSGITLLRRTMERKNNISFPLRGEYFHIRCGAHIINLMVQDGMNDMVDTISKISDSVKYVRGSPKRLHGFKQCVKAMGLDGKKSLNYDVPTRWNSTFIMLRDALLFKDVFQHLASCDPSYACLPSEDEWFHAFDLCQFLKVFYDATNLFSTSKQVTSNLVFEEVLSIYHHLRRRRGTSNEHMRALICKMQEKFDKYFKSYNILFAIAVVLDPKFKLSYLKYLLDDLDKPDAMVKYEVVENILHELYVEYRNMYNESDTSNMRMDNAYTSTMIATEEYRSVARFGFKTYFR, encoded by the coding sequence ATGTCTTCGAGCATTGGGAATGAAGAATATTGTCCGACGACATTGACAGatatagaggaaaatgaatCTTTTTCATCTACTGAAAAGGAAGTTGAATCCAAGAGGAAAAGAACTTCAGTGGTATGGAATGACTTCAAATTAGTACAGTATAAGGGAAACAAGTTTGCAAAATGCAACCATTGTGGAGAACGATTAGGTGGACATAGTTCTAATGGTACGAGCCACTTAAAACGACATAGAGATACATGTGCCAAAAGACAAATTGCTCATGGAAAACAACGAACTTTGTCAATTGGAGTTAGTGATTCTGGTGCAGCTTCTTTAGGTCTACACAAATTTGATATGGAGACTATAAGAAAATGTATGGCGAAGTGTACAATCATGCATGGACTTCCTTTTAGTTTTGCAGAATATGAATATCACAACGATCTTCTAAAGGCTTGCAATTCAAgatttgttccattttctagaaagaCACTTACAAAAGAGGTTCAGTCAATGTTCAAGACTGAAAAAATGCGATATCAAGGAGTTTTAAATAACCATGTGCAGCGGGTTTCGTTGACATTTGACATGTGGTCCTCACAACAAACATTAGGATATTTGTGTTTGACAGCCCAATATATTGATACAGATTGGCAATTGCACTCTCATATGCTTAATTTTATGCATGTGcctccaccacataatgcaaTTTGTATAAGTGACATTTTATCAGAGTGCATTACTAAGTGGGAAATtcaattgaagttgttttctATTACTGCTGATAACTGTTCAACAAATGATAGTGGAATAACTTTACTAAGAAGGaccatggaaagaaaaaacaatatttcatttccacTGAGAGGGGAATACTTTCATATTCGTTGTGGTGCACATATTATAAATCTCATGGTTCAAGATGGTATGAATGATATGgttgatacaatttcaaaaattagtgACAGTGTTAAATATGTAAGGGGATCACCAAAACGACTACATGGGTTCAAGCAATGTGTAAAGGCAATGGGTTTGGATGGGAAGaaaagtttaaactatgatgttcctactcgatggaattctacatttataatgttgagagatgcattgttattcaaagatgtctttcaacatttggcatCATGCGATCCTAGTTATGCATGTTTGCCTTCTGAGGATGAGTGGTTTCATGCATTTGAtttatgtcagttcttaaaGGTATTTTATGATGCAACAAATTTATTCTCTACCTCTAAGCAGGTAACATCTAATCTTGTGTTTGAAGAAGTTTTATCAATTTATCATCATTTGCGTAGGCGTCGTggaacatcaaatgaacatatgaGGGCATTGAtttgcaaaatgcaagaaaaatttgacaaatacttcaagagctacaatattctctttgcaattgcagtTGTTTTGGATCCTAAGTTCAAGTTGtcatacttgaagtatttgcttgaTGATTTGGATAAACCAGATGCAATGGTAAAATATGAAGTTGTAGAGAACAtccttcatgaattgtatgttgAATACAGAAACATGTATAATGAAAGTGACACAAGTAATATGCGAATGGACAATGCATATACTAGTACAATGATTGCAACAGAAGAGTATAGAAGTGTGGCTAGATTTGGGTTCAAAACATACTTCAGATAA